From the Solanum stenotomum isolate F172 chromosome 4, ASM1918654v1, whole genome shotgun sequence genome, one window contains:
- the LOC125861603 gene encoding fasciclin-like arabinogalactan protein 1 produces the protein MKLQSAAAATLLILFAVILPCHCQTSKTKPSPSAKGEAPAAAISIISLMSAHGCKNFADTLSASPAEKTFEDNVEGGVTIFCPTDDAMKSFSPKFKNLTADGKQSVLEYHGVPVYQSMSSLRTSNGLMNTLATDGANNYDFVVQNDGQDVTLKTKVVTAKITGTVFEKEPVAIFSIDEVLEPTELFKLAPTPAPAPAPTPEADAESPKPAGKKHKSPPAPASPADSPVSSRKGKVAASTADKNGGFRFNGGAMVAPVFFIWLAHLLL, from the coding sequence ATGAAGCTCCAATCGGCGGCAGCAGCAACTCTGCTTATTCTCTTTGCCGTCATTCTGCCATGTCACTGTCAGACCAGTAAAACCAAGCCGTCGCCGTCTGCAAAAGGAGAAGCACCAGCTGCAGCGATCAGTATCATATCTCTAATGTCAGCTCATGGATGCAAAAATTTCGCTGATACGTTATCAGCTTCACCAGCTGAGAAGACATTCGAGGATAATGTCGAAGGAGGTGTAACAATATTTTGCCCAACCGACGATGCAATGAAATCGTTTTCGcctaaattcaaaaatttaacaGCTGATGGAAAACAATCGGTTCTCGAATATCATGGAGTTCCTGTTTATCAATCGATGTCGAGTTTGAGAACGAGTAATGGTTTGATGAACACTTTAGCTACTGATGGAGCTAATAACTACGATTTCGTTGTTCAAAATGACGGACAAGATGTGACATTGAAGACTAAAGTAGTGACTGCGAAAATCACCGGGACTGTATTTGAGAAAGAACCAGTTGCGATTTTCTCGATTGATGAGGTTTTAGAGCCTACGGAATTGTTTAAATTAGCTCCAACTCCGGCACCAGCACCAGCACCGACACCTGAGGCTGATGCCGAATCTCCTAAACCAGCCGGGAAGAAACACAAGTCACCACCGGCGCCGGCTTCTCCGGCGGATTCTCCGGTTAGTAGTCGGAAAGGCAAAGTTGCTGCTTCGACGGCGGATAAGAACGGTGGATTTAGATTCAATGGCGGAGCAATGGTGGCTCCTGTTTTCTTCATTTGGTTGGCCCATTTATTACTGTAA
- the LOC125862945 gene encoding protein TIC 20-v, chloroplastic: protein MAITNLLSTTITLKHSPFLLLKPSTKLRNPKRPTIRAQSKNDDSVDGPDRLISAITYFYPFFDGVQYGKYVITQFAPIQTLIQPLVPAIRVFKSFPLNGLLVFFTLYFIVVRNPNFSRYVRFNTMQAIVLDVLLIFPDLLERSFNPSDGFGLDLMMSFDSTVFLFLLVSLVYGSSSCLLGQLPRLPIVAEAADRQVL, encoded by the coding sequence ATGGCCATCACCAATCTTTTATCCACCACCATTACGCTCAAACACTCGCCATTTCTTCTACTGAAACCCTCAACAAAACTCAGAAACCCCAAAAGGCCAACAATTCGAGCTCAATCCAAGAACGACGACTCTGTAGATGGTCCAGATCGTTTAATCTCCGCCATAACTTACTTCTACCCTTTCTTTGATGGTGTTCAGTACGGTAAATATGTAATCACACAGTTTGCTCCAATCCAAACCCTTATTCAACCTTTAGTCCCAGCTATAAGGGTTTTTAAGAGCTTTCCACTTAATGGGTTATTGGTTTTCTTTACCCTTTACTTTATTGTTGTTAGAAATCCTAATTTTAGTAGATATGTCAGGTTCAACACTATGCAAGCTATTGTTCTTGATGTGCTTCTCATTTTTCCTGATTTGTTGGAGAGGAGTTTCAATCCAAGTGATGGGTTTGGGTTGGATTTGATGATGAGCTTTGATAGTACTgtgtttttgtttcttttggtaTCTTTGGTTTATGGTAGTTCATCTTGCTTGTTGGGTCAGCTACCTAGATTGCCCATTGTTGCTGAAGCTGCTGATAGGCAAGTTCTATGA